GCTGATATCTGGATAGCTGTCGCCATATTTTTGATATACATGTTCATTATGATTATGATATCCTATATCAATAGAAACAGGAGAGGTGGTGGAGGCAGAACTTTTAGCGGAAGGGGAGTTAGCGGAACGGGGCCTGTAATTATTCATTGGGGAGATAGTGATTTTGGAAGTTTTTCAGGAGGTTCAGGTTCTTTTGGAGGATTTGGTGGCGGCTCGGGAGGAGGAGGAGGTGCCGGAGGTTCGTGGTAATTCTTTGAATTATTCAAACGTTTTAAGAGGTAAATTGTACTAAAACTTATAAAGCACTTAAATCAAATCAATAACACAGAAACAAGAAAACAGAAAGGTTTGTACAGATATCCGGCAGAATATGAATGATAACATCAAAATGAGCAGTTTTACAAACTTGCAAAATGCTTCGCCTGATTATATACTCAAATTCATCGTTAGCTACCTCTGCATCAGCTAACAAATAATTTCAAATCTAACTATGCTTAACCCCAACTATATCCTTAAGCATATAGATTAGACCTGTAATGTGGTGTTAATTAGTATAAATACAATTTTTCAAAAAAACCTTTAAACCAAATATCACTATTCGGTGTTTAGAGGTTGAATTGGTTAGTATTTTTTGAATTAGAAAAATGCTAACTTTGCAACTGCAATTTGTAGATGTTTGAAAAGATTGCTTTTTGAAAGACAGAAAACAAGAAAACAAACATTAGTAAGTTTTTAAAAACAATATCTTTTTTAAAACAAACTAAGCAATAATGCGGGCAAAATTGCGTTTCTAAAAAAAAACCACAAAAAAAAGCATTAACAAAAAGACCAATTAAATTTTTGAGGCTTCACCCACCTCTTCATACTAATCAGATATGTTGTTACATCAACTTAAAGTAACCAGACTACAGAAATGAAGTAACTAAGCATAAACATATTAACGCAAGAAGCGATTTTCAACTCGCTTGTTTTTTTAGTAGCTCTCAAAGAAGCCATCAATACAATTGGTTGGACAGATTTTTCAAACCAACTAAAATGAGTAAATTAACGACAAATAACCAAATAAATAAAACAACCACATATTACATTGACGCAACGAATGTTTGCTATTGGAGCAACCCCGAAGTTCCTTCATTAGCTGTTCTTTTGAAATTGCTGTTAATTCTCAGAAAAATCAAGAAACAACCGTTCTTTTGTATTTTTGATGCCAATACCGCACATAAGCTACCACCCGATGAAAGGGATATTTACAACTATATGCTCAATAACGGCAATTTTCATCAGGTAAGCGGTGGCAAAAGAGCGGATGATTATATTTTGAGTCTTGCAGACATGTATAATGGAAATGTTATCAGCAATGATAACTATTCAGATCCTAAATACAGCCGTTATCGTTGGAAAGATCGCGATTACCGACCCACCCGCTTATTTATGGGCGAGGTAATTAAAACAACAGATGGAGAACATTTAATGTTGTTCGATCTTGACATCAATGTACGGTTAGACCAATCGGTTTCCGAACTATTCAAAGAATTAGAGAAGGTTCTTAATCCCCCCAAAGTGCATTACAATGGGGTGGTTAAGTTTTACAATAACCAAAGGGGATGGGGAGGAATCACATTTTTGAAAGAAACAGATATTGCTTTTACAAAATCATCAGATTCCAACCTGAGTTTTGAAGAAGGACAGGAGGTTGAATTTAAAATTTCAGAGACAGAAAAAGGACTGTTTGCCGAAGATGTTGTTATTAAGCCTGCAACCATTAAGTTTTTTAAAGGGGTCATTTCAATTTATGACGAGGTAAGAGAAACGGGATTTATCTCAATAGTAGATGGACCCCAGCGGTTGTTTTTCAGAAAATCTTATTTTGATGAGGGCGTTGACAATTCTGTAATTACCAAAAATATGGAAATTGAATGTGTCATTGGTACCAACAGCAAAGGGGAATGTGCCCGTCAGATTAGATTTGTAGCACCGGGTGCAGAAGTGTTGCTAAGACAACAAGAAGAAAAGGTGAAAATTGCTGAAGAAAAAATTAAAAATCTGCAGGAGTTATTGTTGTTGTCCAACAAAAAGCTGAACCAGCAGGCACAAGAACTTATTGTTATCAGAAAAAAGGCAGAATCAGAATTGGAAACCTTAAAAAAGGCATATCAGGAAGAAATCAATGCACTTAAATCTAAAATAAAACCAGAAGTTCAATCGCCGTTGCCTGAAAAAGAAATAGAGAAAAATGTTGAAACTGAGAATAAGCAAAAAACATTAAAAAAGAAACCTTCTAAAAAATCTGTTGAATCAGAACTAAAACTTCCCAAAGAATTAGATAAGCAAGCAAACGAAAAAGAGCAACAACAACCCTCCAAAGCAGCCAACACCATCAATAAAAGTACCAAACAACAAAAGGCAGTTAAAGTGCAAGACCCTGTTCCGGTTTTGATAATTCCCGAAACCAAGACAGAATTAAAAACTGAATTGAACGGAAAAAGTGAGACCATAGTTTTGCAGAAAAAAAAAATGGTAGTACCGGCAAAACAAATAGGAGGAAAGGCATATAGATTAACCAGAGTAGCTTCTGAAATTAACGTTGAAATTGATATTGTTAAAGAGCATCTGAAAAACAAAAACATTGAGGTTGAAAACAGCCCCCATGCAAAAATAGATGAAGAAACTCGACAATTGTTAATCAAAGACTTCAAATCAGTAAAGGCTTTAAAAGAGAAAACTGAACTTATTCATCTCCGAACTTCAAAGAATGTAGTTGAAAAAGTAGTTAAAGAAGAAACCAAGCATCATAAAGTTCAAGCAACCGAAAAAAAAGAATTTAAAATATCTAAACCAGAAAATTACAGCAAAAAAATGACTGAAAAAGACACAAATAAACCAACCGTGAATCCTGAAGAAGGAACAGCTAAAAAGAATGTTAAAACAGGGGGCAAGCAAACAAAAAAAGTAGAATTACCCCTGCCCGAAGAATTTGAAACAGAAGACAAAAGGCTTAATTGGTGGAGTAAATTAGAACCCCAGTGGAAAAAAGCATTCAATGTGGCTATGGGTAATATAGAATCCATCAACAAACCTACTGATGCCGACATATTGAGGTTAGTGTATATGAAGACCTTAGACCTGGACAATACTACTAAGAATACACTGACCTTTAAGTTAACTAATTTGTCGGGAATTAAACACCTAACCAATCTTACTAAATTGAATGTAAGCGGGCATGAACTGGTCAATATAAACGGGATTATGAAACTGATAAACCTGACCGATTTTAATTGCAGCCACAATAAACTTATGTCGCTGAATGGGTTGCCATATCTCGAAAATCTCGAAAGATTAGACTGTTCTCATAATCTACTTAAAGCAGGCAACTTAAAAGCAATTGATTTTAAAATTCCAACTTTGCGAAAATTAGATTGTAGAGTCAACCAATTCTTAGTCGCTGACCGCAAATTTTTAACAGATTTAAGAATAAAGGAAGTACAGTTTTAGTCAGATTTGATGGATATACCACTTGCCGGTATAAAACATTTGACATTGGTTGTCTTTTAGATCAAAAAATCATAAAGACAACATCGGTGATTATTGCTTATTTTGGTCATTTAACACAACCAACTAAAATCATACGATTTTTTCAGTTTTTGTATTGGTCAATTTGAATTAGCCTTTTTTCATGTGCAAATTATTTCGCTTTTTCCCCGGCTTTGTTGCGATTCTTATGACTTTGGTGATTTTAATGCCTCAGACTGCAAACGCTCAAAAAAGGAAGGGTAAAAACAAACAACCTATCAAGCTTACAAATATCGTTGAACCTGATATAGCCCCTATTGTTCCGGTTGTTCAGAGAAAAACACCTCAAACTTTAGTTACCATTTCCGGGAAAATTACGAAAGCTCAGAATGCTTTGATAAGTCTGGATATTCTGGATAATCCAATCAATAATAACATTCTGAGTTTTGCTTCTAAGATTGATAGTACCGGTCAGTTTACCATTCAGCTACCTTTGGAATATCCCACATTCGCCTGGATTTTTCATGCCAACCAAAGTGTACCGGTTTTCATTCATCCGGAAGACGGGTTAACTATTACATTAAATGGGGTTGATTTAGTCAATACCATAAAATATACAGGACGAGGAGCTGAAAACTGCCGCTTAACCACTGAATATTACCGTAAATTTAACCGTGCTACCCAGCGAAGCATTACTACCCAAAAAATGAGCGAGTTATCGCCGGAAGATTTTATCATTTACGCCAACGATTTAAAAAAACAAAAGCAGCAGTTGCTGAGTGATTTTAAAGAAAAAAACATAATTACAGCCCTTTGCGAGAACTTTGTCAAAGCTCAGATTTTAGCAGAATGGGCAGCGGTTTTGATGGATTTTCCGGTTGCATACAGTTTCAAAACCAATGAAATCTCCCCCGTTTTACCAGACGGATATTATGATTTTTTGAGCGAAGTTGATTTTAATAACGAAGAAATCATGCAGTTGAATGTCTATACAGATTTTCTGCTCAAGTATGTAACGCATAAATTTAACAAGTCAATAAACAGGGCAACTTACAATCCCGAAAACTTTTATGCCGATAAATACGAGTTTGCAAAAAAAATACTGAGTGGAAAAGCGCTCTATTTTGTTCAGGCCATCAGCATCGCCGATGCTTGTACTTACAGTAAAGTAGAGTTAATGGCACCAAAATTTGATGAATTTATCATCGCCTGTCCTTTTGGCAATTTCAATCAGGCCCTTGCTGAAATTTTTGACCAATCTTATAAAATCAGAGCCGGTCAACAAGCACCCGATTTTACGCTGACCAATTTGAATGGCGATACTATAACCCTCTCTCAGTTAAGAGGTAAAGTCGTATATGTTGATTTTTGGGCTACCTGGTGTGGACCTTGTATTAAAGAGTTCCCGTACTCAGAGAAGTTGAAAAAAAGGTTTAGTCATAAAAATGTGGCGTTTGTCTATATTTCTGTTGATGAAAGTCAGGAAGTTTGGGCAAACTACCTTAGAACTAAAGATATCAGCAGTGATACCAGTTTACATTTGTTAGCAAGTGCATTAGAATCTGATGCCGGATTTCAATATAATGTAAAAGGGGTTCCTCGTTACCTGATAATTGATGCTGATGGAATTATTGCAGACAGCAATGCCAAAAGACCAAGCGATATGGGTATTATTTCAGACCTCGAAAAAGTATTGTCCAAGTCGCCTTTAAAGCAGAATTAGTTTGATAAACAGAACAAAAAAGGTCCCTTATAGAGACAAATTCTTTTGTTAAAGCATCGGTTATTCTAATAGGAGGAATTAAAAATGCTTGAACTGCCTGGGTAACTTAAGTCATTTGAATTACCACAAGAACTCTGTAGTAAAACTCTCTAACAAAAAAAACGATGAACCCGAATAAGAGTTCATCGTTTTTTTTTGATATCTATTTAACCACTGTAACCTTTTGCATGGACGATTCTCCGGTATCTTGATTAGTAACAGTTACAATATACAAACCCGGGTTAAAGTTGCCGAGATGAATGCTGATTGCATCCGAAAACTGAGCATGATAAACCGATTGACCTGCAAGCGTATTTATAGAAAGTTGATAATTTGCAGTTTTCGATGGATAAATACTCAGCAATTCATTGGCAGGATTTGGGTAGGCTAAAATTGTAAATGCATTAGGTTTGTTGTTTGGCGCGGGATTTATGCCGGTAATACTACCATTGGTCAATACCGGTAAATCTATATTGGTTGGATATTGGGGGGAGAAATGCAGCCTTTGTACGGCAGTGCGGGGAGTCATTTCAACACCATTGAAAGTATAAGTTCTGCCATCGCCGGGTTTACGTCTGAAGTATTCTCCATCTTCTATTGGAAGATTGGGATTTACCTGATAACGGGTATAATTGCTGCTGCTGATTAGAATTTTTATCCGGTGGTTTTTCCCCCAAACATACCCTATGGGTTGCATGGCGAATTTGTATTCATAAACCTGTCCGATTTCAATGTTGGTAAAAGGAGCTTCGTCATTTTCAAGCCCTTCGGCAATAGAACGGGCATATTCCCGAGCGCGGGCATTGATACAGCCTTCAAACACAAATAATTCTCTTCCGTCCGGATAAACATCTAAAACACGAACAAAAAAGTCAGTATCAGTAGGACCGCTCATGGTTCCTCCGGGATTTGTTTTGGCATAAAGTGTGAATACAGGATTTCCTATAATGGCTAAAGAATCTTGTATGGCCTCACTGATGAAATGCACTACACCTTCCCGATCCATAGAATAAGGGGCGTAACGGGAATCCGCAAGATCTAACTGACCTTGACTGTCGCGATCGTCCTGAGGAGTACGTACAATCATGTTTGCGCCTCCTATGGTTAAAATAGGATCGTCCGGATCATGAACATACATTTTAACACCTTCGTCAGTTGATGGGGGTGTTAAATCAATGGAACCGTCCTGATGTAAATACATTTTTTGATTTTCTATACTCTCGCTGGGGGGAAAAGTTTCTGAGCCTCGCCAATAGTTTCCAACGTTTTCATTTTCGGGAACACCATCGTTAACCGGCCCAACTACATAAAACCTGACGGCAGGAATATTAGGAAAATCCTGAACAGGGATACTGTTAAGTTCTATACCGTCTAATCCATTGATTAAGGGTTCATCTAAAGTCGGAATGGCTACATTAAGAGTAATGTTTCCACCCGAAGGTAGTGTCAGTTCAACAGGAACTGCATCTAACCCGCCTGCTCCGTTGATAAAATTAAAAAAGTCAAGAAAATCAATCCGGTATTCACTTGCAGGAACTCGGACTTGTAATTGCCCTAAAGAACTATTAACAGTTTGCCACATTTGGCTTGCCGGAATACGAACCCGTGGTTCGCCAATATTCGCAAAATTGTTATAGTTCAGATTGTACCTGAACCAACCGATAAGTTCAGAATTGATAATAGCTGAAACAGGGATATTGTCTATGTCAATATCGCTGATATCTATTTTGGTGAAATCGGCAACATTTTCCTTGTAGGTTAAATCTCCGGTAGTTCTGCTACCTATTGTTTGATGTGCCCACGGGCCTATAATTATTTTTTGAAGTTGGCGATTAGTTTGGCCGATATGCTGTCTGGTCAAACGATGAGTTTCTATCTGACCATCGTTGAATATGTCCCACCATCCGGTTACATGGTAAACAGGAACTTCCAGATTTTCATACCTACTATGTTCACCGGCAATATCACCTTCTCCTGTTGCATTAACAGGAGCACGGCTTGCATCCATATCGCCCCGCAATCTTCCGTTTGGATAATAGCTGCAAACCCCATTGTTGTATCTTACACTGACAAAATGATCAATTGCAAGATTTGCTGCATCAAACATATTGGTTAATCCATAATCGGCAGAAGTATGGATATTGTTGTTGAGATCGGTGTCTATATCAATAAAATCATCTTCAGTTCCACTAAAAATTTGTCCTCTGAGCCAGCCGGTTACCAATCTGTCCCGGAAAACACCGTTTTGATATCCTGTACATTTATAATGTTCGCTGGCTGCAACGATTGGCATGAGGCATTTAAGACCTCGGGTCATTGGGTCAATTCTATGGGCTAAGGCAGATTGCAACTGTGTGTTTCCCAATGCCGATGCGCCAAACATACCGACACTTCCATTACAAAGTAAATCGGTAAAATCAGGAATACCATCTGTATCTATATCATAAGAATAGGTCAGGCTATCAGTAATGAATTTAATGGAATTGTATCCATCTTCGTGAAAGTTGCCGTTTCGAGGATCATCCAGTTCTGTGATGTCCAAAACATGTTTGATGTCCGGATGATAAGGATCCTTACGCCATCCATCGCTATACATAGGTAAGTAAACACCTCCTGAAGAATACCGCCCTCTCATGTCTTGCTGACAATATCCATAGCCCATCACCGAAACAACCGAGCCTACAATATCTTCTCCTTCTTTGTCATAAGGTGTGCGGGTTAAAATGATAGGTACGCGGTAAGGGTTGTCGTTGGGTTCACCGTTCAGGGTTTCATAAATGATATACCAGGTGCCTTTGGGCAAGACTTGCAATTTTCCGGACACACTTCCTAAAATTGGCACATTCATATTAAGGTTAATGACCAGTGAATCCCTTAAAATTGGCAAGGTAATGTCGGTCATCAATTGAGTGCCATCGGGCATAGTAAATGGAACGGTTATTTTAGAGGACAACTCACGGATATCTTCAATTTCGCCATTCGGACTAAATTGTGCTGTAAGGAATTGAACACAAAACAGACAACAAAGTAGGGTTGTAATTACTTTTGTCATATACCTAACTTTTTTTGTGATAAAAGAAGCAAACCGATAAGTACAAATATGGGTTGTAAGTTAAGTAATTTTTTCGACATCAAAATTATTTAACAAAATTCAAGTAATCAAATATCCAACTTTAATTGCCATTTTTTATGAAGCCAGTTTTTACCACTTTTCTTGCCCTGTGTTTTTGTTTTTTTTCTCTTAAAGTTTATTCACAACCTTATTATTACACCCCAAACATCAGCAATATTTTTAGTATGCATGGTTGTGGAGGTTGCCATCCCAATTCAGGCGGTTTAAATATCAGTTACAATGGTTTGTTTTCGGGCGGTAGCAGTTGCGGACAGGCGGTTATTCCATTTAATGCGAATGGTAGCCCGCTCGTTACTAAAATTGATCCGACTATCCCAAACTGCTCAGGAGGAAATATGCCTCCTTCCGGAAGTGTGAGTGCTGCCAATATTGCCATAATTAAAGAATGGATAAATTCGGGAGCTTTACGCAATAATACTTCAAGCTGTGAAGACTTACTTATTTCTGCTTATATGGAAGGTTCATCATTCAATAAATATCTTGAAATTTATAACGGCACCGGCGCAACTATAGATTTATCGGCTTATAGTGTACGGATTTACAGCAATGGTAGTACAACGGTAAGTAGTACAGTACCATTATCAGGCATGTTAAATCACAACAGTTATTTATTGATAGCACATCCGAGCGCCGATTTAGCCGGTCTTACCCCTGATATTACCTCTTCTAATTTAAATTTTAACGGAAACGATGCAGTCGCCTTGTTCAATGGCGCTTATAATGTGGATGTGTTTGGGCAAATAGGAGTGAACCCCGGAGATACAGGTTGGGCAAATGCAGCATGTTTTACAACCGATCAAACCTGGATAAAATCCGATTTGGGTGCTACATGCATCTATAGTGCTTTTTCGGGCAATACAGATTTTAATCCCGTTTTGAGTTCTTTATATACCTGCTTTCCAAATAATGAAGCCTCAGCCTTTCATACTTATGTCGAGTGTAATTTGCCGGATGCCATTCCTCTGCCGGCTATAAACTATGCTTGTGATCCCTTTTTAATAGGCCCAAAATTTTTGGAAGCTCCCAGCGGTGGTATTTATGTCTATCGAATCTACGATGCTCCTGTGGGGGGGACTCTTATTAATAGCGGACTTACCTTTTATCCGCCTGCTTTAGGCACTTATTATATGGCTTTATACGAACCCGCAACGAATTGTGAAGGTGAAAGGCATCAGTTTGAAATAATCCTTCTTCCTTCGCCTTCCGTCCAATATTTAGAACAAAATTGCTACATTAGTAGTATGACCTATAGTTTAACGTTTTCAGTTTCGGGTATTTCTATTAATTCTGTTTTTGATGCAGTAATGAATATGCCAATTTTTCTGAACGAATCAAATGAAGGCATAGTTACCAATGTTCCATTCTACGATAATGTAACGCTTCGCATAAATGATTCGGGCTGTACTTTTTACGATACCTTTACTAATTCTTCATGCACAACTCCGCCTTGCCCTACAATCAACTATCCAACCGGAACTACGGGAATGGTAAGCGTTTATGACGGACAGGATTATACCTTGTCGGCTTTGGTGACCAACCCTGAATCAAGTAGTGCCACATATTGGTCAAATGGACAATTTGGAAACAGCATAACTTTAACTGCCAACAATACCGGTTTTTGCGAAGAGCAACAATATTACTTTTACGCTGAGTTATGGGATATTCCATCCGGCTGCGCTCCCGCAGCTTTACCGTTTAACGTAACAATATATCCCGACCCCTTTGAAAGTGCCCGCCTTGTCATAAATCCTGCCGATACCTGTACTGTCAGTGTTGAGGTTTGTTCACAGGTTGGAGAATATGAAGTAAATGTTTTGGGATATACTATCAATGGGGGAGCGCTTCAATCAGGAGATTCATATACTGCCTTAGCGGGTGAAACTTCAACTCTCAGTTTTGAAATTGAAGTAACAGATCCGGAGAATAATACGAATACTTATACTTTGGAAACTGAGCTTGATTGCCCTGCAGTTATTGGTGTTGACCCTGCTATTGAAAATAGAACTGCACTTTCTATTAAACATATAGCATGGTCACCAAATACCGGTTGGGAGCTTTTTTATTTTTTACCCGAAACCGAATCAGGAATGTTAGACTTGTTTGTTTACAACTCAGCCGGAAGTTTGATTTATCGCCAGACATTTGAGGCAATTATACCGGGTCAGAACCGCCATTTGCTTCAGGTTCCGGATCTATCATCAGGTTTGTATATGGTTCAACTTTCGGGGGCTACTCAAACCAAAGTCTATAAGTGGTCAAAGTTTCACTAAAATAAAAAAGCGTGTGGTAAAACAACCACACGCTTTTTTATTCTGCTTTAAGTGAACGATGATCAGTTCAACGAGTATTCTACCTTTTTACCGGTACGGTTAATATAAGGTCTGAGTTCTTCTGCGAGGCGTTTGCGAATCCAAAAAATACGGCTTTTGATTGTTCCAAGAGGAACATTCAGCGCATCTGCTATTTCCTGATACTGATAGCCCTGTACGTTCATTAACAGCGTGGTTTGATAAGCTTTTGGTAAACGTGCAATTGCATGATTGATGTCTTCAATTGTTAAATCCGAGTCTCCGCTGTTAAAAGTAGTATGAGAAACATTCATTTGATACAACTGCTCAACCGGATCTACAAGGGTATATTTGCGAGTAGCTTTTTGTCTGTATTGATTAATGAAAATATTTTTCATGATAACCAATAACCATGATTTTAGATTGGTGTTATGTTTAAAGTTATCCTTATACCTGAATGCTCTGGTCATTGTATCTTGAATCAAGTCTTCGGCATCAATCATGTTTTTAGTCAAACTGACAGCATAGGGTTTTATGGTGTCGTAGAGTCGAACAACTGCGGTATTAAATTCTTCCGATGACATAAAAAAGTTGGGTTGTTTTAAGATTAAGTGGCAATTGGTTTTTTAAAATGGTATTTGTTTTTTGAAAAAACCATTTTGTTTATATAGAGTAGGCAGTTTGTGGTTTTTAGTTGCCTTCCCCGAATATATTTGTATCAGATTTGTCTTAAGACTTTCAGTTTGTGCAAAAAATATTTAATTAACGGTTTCTGTATTTGTTATTTTAGAATTAAAAGTTTTGACAGCTTCGCTGAGGTCAAAAACTTCTTGTTCGTCACAAAATTCATGTTGTAAGATGCTCGCACCAACAGCAGATCGGGACCCACCGGCACAATGAACAACAACGGGTTTGTCGGTTGGAATTTCTTTAATTCTTTCTCGCAACTCGTAAAGAGGAATTTGAATAGCTGATTCAAAAATTTTATTTTCAGCTTCTTTTGGGTTTCTGACATCTAAGATTGTGTAATCTGAAAGGTACTCTTCAAAATTGGCCATATTTATTGACGGACTTTGACTATCACAGTTTTCAGGGTTAACAATAGTTCCTGTAATATAAGATTCGTAACCAATTTTAGCTGCTCTTTTGACTGCCATTTCTACTTCTTCAGTAGTTGAACCAACGAGGTAGAAATTTTCTCCCGGGGCAACAATTGAACCAAGCCATGTTTCAAATTTACCTTTAACTTGTATATTGATAGCACCTTTTATATGCCCTTTTTTAAATTCCTCCTGAGGTCTGACATCAATGACCAGATTATTTTCTTTTATCTTAGTATCTGAAGGTAACTGAGGCACTTGTGCAATACTTGCTTCAAAACCACAAGCTCCTTTTTTGTTCAGGTCAACATTATAACCGAAGTATTTGGGTATAAAAGGTTGTTCAGCCAACAGAATATTAACAAATTCCTCAGCTTCCATTTCCTGCAAAGCGTAATTAGATTGCAATTGTTCTTCTAATGTGCTGCTTAGATTTTCACTTAGATTTTTACCGCATAAACTACCTGCTCCGTGTGCTGGAAGTATGGCAATATGTTTTGGCAAAGGCATAATGCGCTCGCGTGTGCTGTGAAACATTTGCAAGGCCAATGCTCTTTTAGTAGCCGTAATATTGCCGGCGTTTTCGCGCAAATCAGGACGGCCGACATCACCAATAAACAAGGTATCACCAGTAAACAAGGCTAAGTCAGTGCCTTCTTCGTTGCTCAATAAAACACAAATACTATCCGGTGAATGTCCCGGAGTGTTGATGGCACGCAAAAACGTTTTCCCAATAGTAATAATGTCTCCGTCATCAAAAGTCTCGTGAGGATAAGTAGCTCCGACCAATTCGCTCACATAAATGGTTGCCCCTGTTGCTTTAGCAATTTCATAATGACTGCTTACAAAATCGGCATGGGGATGTGTTTCAATAACGGCGACAATATTTGCATGATGTGCCTGTGCGAATTCATAATAAGGATTCGGGTTTCGCCCCGGATCTATTAATGCAATTTCTCCTTCGCTTAATATCAGATATGAAGCGTGAGCTAATTGTTTGTCGTAAAATTGTTCTATTTTAAATTTCATGTGTCAAAGGTATTTCTTTTATACTTCTTATCAAAAAAATAAATAACCCTCTTAGCTTGAGTATTTCATACCTGAAAATCGTACTTTTTGATTGTCAACTATGTTGATTTAGTATTTAGTTAAACAAGTCGCTTTATTTAACTACAAAACTACAAAAATATGATGACAACTTCATGTTTTTAAGGAAATTTAACTTAGGCCGCACAAAATAAGTGTTTGAACTTTGATTTTAAGACAATTCTCTAATTTGCCTTACAAAAAAATACTACCTCATATTGCAATTACAATTTTCGAGACAAGTTATGATTGTGGTGATTTCTTTTTCTTTAATAGAATAGAAAACGTTTTTCCCATCCCTTACAGCATGTAACAAACCTTTCATTTTCATATTGGCCAAATGATGGGATGTCAGCGATTGTTCTGTTTTGAGCTGTTCACAAATTTCGTTTACACATAATTTGCCGTTAGCTTCCAGTAATTCAACAATACCTAAGCGAACAGGGTGCGCAACTGTTTTTAGAATAATAGCAATGCGTTCTAACTTGTCTGCATTCATACAATTGCATTTAAACCGGTTTTAAAAGGATGTGGATATGTTCATATAAACAACCTGTAACTACAGAAAGTTTTTTATCATATCCTTTCGCAGGGAATGTCGTTTTCATATTGGCACTGTACGATTTTTGCAGTCGTTTCGTTACAAATTGTTACTTTTGCGCCCGCTAAAGTTAGAAACTGCCCTCATGAATAAAACCCTGATAGGTATAATAAGGGAAGAAAAGAATCCTCCCGACAACCGAGTACCATTAACACCCCGTCAATGTTCCTTTATACAAGAAAACTTTCCGGAAGTCAGTATAAGTGTACAGCCTTCAATACAGCGATGTTTTGCCGATTCTGAATATGAACAGGCAGGAATTGAAGTCAAGGAAGATCTCACTAAATGCCATATCTTGATGGGAGTGAAAGAACCGTTGCCAGACAGGTTGAT
This is a stretch of genomic DNA from Sphingobacteriales bacterium. It encodes these proteins:
- a CDS encoding MBL fold metallo-hydrolase, whose translation is MKFKIEQFYDKQLAHASYLILSEGEIALIDPGRNPNPYYEFAQAHHANIVAVIETHPHADFVSSHYEIAKATGATIYVSELVGATYPHETFDDGDIITIGKTFLRAINTPGHSPDSICVLLSNEEGTDLALFTGDTLFIGDVGRPDLRENAGNITATKRALALQMFHSTRERIMPLPKHIAILPAHGAGSLCGKNLSENLSSTLEEQLQSNYALQEMEAEEFVNILLAEQPFIPKYFGYNVDLNKKGACGFEASIAQVPQLPSDTKIKENNLVIDVRPQEEFKKGHIKGAINIQVKGKFETWLGSIVAPGENFYLVGSTTEEVEMAVKRAAKIGYESYITGTIVNPENCDSQSPSINMANFEEYLSDYTILDVRNPKEAENKIFESAIQIPLYELRERIKEIPTDKPVVVHCAGGSRSAVGASILQHEFCDEQEVFDLSEAVKTFNSKITNTETVN
- a CDS encoding helix-turn-helix transcriptional regulator, whose translation is MNADKLERIAIILKTVAHPVRLGIVELLEANGKLCVNEICEQLKTEQSLTSHHLANMKMKGLLHAVRDGKNVFYSIKEKEITTIITCLENCNCNMR